From the Pseudomonas syringae KCTC 12500 genome, the window TCCAGGTAATACTCGCTGGCCAGCTTGTCCGAGGCGTAAGGGGTCAGCGGTGCCTTGGTGGTGTCCTCGGTGAGCGCTTCGCCCTCACCGTTGTTGCCGTACACCGCCGCGCTGGAAGCGAAGATCACCCGTTTGATGCCCGCTTCGCGCATGGCCTCGCAGATATTCAACGTGCCGATGAAGTTGCTCTGGTGAGTACGCACCGGGTCATCGACCGACGCTTGCACCGAGGCCACTGCCGCCAGGTGCACGACGGCCTTGCAGCCCTGCGCCACGCGCTTGACCAGGTCGGCATCGGCCACGTCCCCTTCGATCAGTTCGACCCGCGGGTTATCGAGCGGCAAGTTGCTGCGCTTGCCTGCCGAGAGGTTGTCGAGGATACGCACGGCCTGCCCGCTGGCAAGCAATGCGTCGGTCAGGTGCGAGCCAATGAAACCCGCACCTCCAGTGATCAGAACAGGAGCGTCAGACATGTCGATAATACCGATCCAGCAGGCTTGGCAGGCCGGCCCGCCAGGCGCGGGGCTTGATGCCGAAAGTGTGGAGAATTTTCTTGCAGGCCAGTACCGCGTGCTGCGGTTCTTCGGCTGCATCGGGACGCGCGGCATGAGCCTGCGCAGTGGGCGATTCGATGGCCAGCGCGTGCAGCAGACGCGCTTCGGTGAGCACTGCCTGCCCCAGCGCCAGTGGCGTGGTCGCCTCGTGTCCGGCGTAGTGGTAGGTGCCCCACAGCGGCGCTTCGCAGTCGAGTTGCTTGATGACCGAAATGATCACCCGTGCCGCATCATCGACCGGCGTCGGGTTGCCGCGGCGATCGTCGGCGAGCAGCAGCTCTCCGGGTTCCTTCGCACGCGAGAGAAAGCGGCCCAGCACGCCATCGGTGCTGTCATCCAGCAGCCAGCCGAAACGCACCAGCACATGTTGCGGGCAGGTCGCCCGAACGCTCTGTTCGATACGCCACAGGGCCTGACCGCGCAGGCCCAGGGGTACAGGATCGTCTTTTTCGCTGTAGGCCGTCGCGCGGGAACCATCGAATACACGATAGCTGGACGGCTGAACCAGCGTGATGTTGTGGTGCTGACACAGTTCGGCAAGACGCTCGACAGAGCGCTCCTGATGGGTCAGGCGCGCTTCACTCACGGTCTCCGCCTGAAACCAGTCGAAGTAGTAAGCAAGGTTGATCAGGGCATCGGGACGGGTGTCATCAAGCAGTTGCGTGAGGCTCGCCACATCCCAGCCGTCTTGCGGTGGACGTGGTGCGAGGAAGCCAATGTCTTCCTCTGCACCCAGACGAATCAGCGCCTGCCCGAGGGCATTCCCGCCGCCCAACAGCATAAGGCGCATTCGCATAGAGTCAGCAGGCTCGGTATCAGATAATCAAACGAACAATTGAAAAACGCCTGCAAACATAACACGTTGCCTGCCAACCCCCAACAGTTGCGCAGCCTGGCGGGCTAATGACGCCGCGACAAAGCGTTGCAGCGTCCCTGTGCGTCGGTTGAGTTACTGAGCTGCCGGGCCGGGCGTGCTGTTGCCCTTGGACAGACTGAGCGGCGCCGGCGCGGGCGCAGAAGGTGTCGCCATGGCAGGGTCCGAGGGCGCGGGCGGCCCTTCGGCTTCGACGCCAGCCTGCGGGTTATTGAAGCCCGGCCCCATGACCATCTGTGGATAAGTCTGCGCAAAACGCACGTTCGGGTTCTTGTCCACAAGGCGCTTGAGACGCTCGTTGAACGCGCGCCCCACCGCGTACTGACCGCCCGAAGAGGTACGAAATTGCGCGGTCAGCACCACGCCGTTGAGGTCCATGCGGTCGACGCCGAAGACCTCCAGCGGCCCCTGCAGGTTGTGCTTGAGCAGGATGTCTTCGCTGATCGACTGGCCTGTCTCGCGGATCAACGCCAGCGCGTCATCGATGTCCGAATCATAAGTGAACTGCACCGAGAAGAACGCGTACGCGAATTGCCGCGACTGGTTGGTGACCGCCTTGATCTGCCCGAACGGCACCGAGTGGACGAACCCCTTGCCGTCACGCAGGCGCACGGTACGAATGGTCAGGCTTTCCACCGAGCCGGAATGCCCGGTACTGAGCACCACCCAGTCGCCCACCGAAAAGGTGTCCTCGATGATGATGAACAGGCCGGTGATCACGTCCTGCACCAGTTGCTGCGAACCGAAACCGATGGCCAGACCGACCACACCGGCACCCGCCAGCAGTGGTGCCACGTTGATGCCCAGGTTGGCCATGGTGGTGATCGCGCAAATCACCACCAGAATGAT encodes:
- a CDS encoding NAD-dependent epimerase/dehydratase family protein, with the translated sequence MSDAPVLITGGAGFIGSHLTDALLASGQAVRILDNLSAGKRSNLPLDNPRVELIEGDVADADLVKRVAQGCKAVVHLAAVASVQASVDDPVRTHQSNFIGTLNICEAMREAGIKRVIFASSAAVYGNNGEGEALTEDTTKAPLTPYASDKLASEYYLDFYRRQHGLEPVIFRFFNIFGPRQDPSSPYSGVISIFAERIRKGLPISVFGDGEQTRDFYYVGDLLKLLLQALSREGAIEGAINVGLNKTTSLNELLAALAQVVGKQPEVTYQAPRSGDIKHSRASNQRLLEHFTLDEPTPLVRGLELLMGQ
- a CDS encoding sugar nucleotide-binding protein, whose amino-acid sequence is MRMRLMLLGGGNALGQALIRLGAEEDIGFLAPRPPQDGWDVASLTQLLDDTRPDALINLAYYFDWFQAETVSEARLTHQERSVERLAELCQHHNITLVQPSSYRVFDGSRATAYSEKDDPVPLGLRGQALWRIEQSVRATCPQHVLVRFGWLLDDSTDGVLGRFLSRAKEPGELLLADDRRGNPTPVDDAARVIISVIKQLDCEAPLWGTYHYAGHEATTPLALGQAVLTEARLLHALAIESPTAQAHAARPDAAEEPQHAVLACKKILHTFGIKPRAWRAGLPSLLDRYYRHV